A stretch of DNA from Streptomyces venezuelae:
TGAGCGACATGGTCAGCATCGGCGGGCCCTCGCAGAGGTCGCCGGTGGGGTTCTTCGGGTTGTTGTGGCCCGAGCCCTCCTTGCGGTCCGATGCGCAGGGGACGAACGCGCGCTCGACGAAGTTCGAGGAGGCGCCCAGGTCCCAGCCGTCACCGACCCAGGAGGGCTGCTGTGCGCTGGCCGAGGTGCGGCCGTCGACGCTCGCCGAGGAGTACGTCAGGCCGAGCGCGGGCGACGGTCCGCCGAGGGAGGCCGGGACCTCCATGGGGTAGGACCAGTTGAAGTCGCCGGAGGAGCCTCCGCCCGTCCAGCTTCCGGTGGCCTGGAGGCTGGTCGCCTTGAAGTCTCCGCTCGGGCCCTGCTGGCCGGCCTCGGCGGCCAGGACGACCGGCTGGGGTGCGGCGAACGCCGCGGCGGCGGTCGGGGCGGCGGCCGGAGCGGCCGGCACCGTGGCCTTCAGGGTGCCGGTGGCCGCGTCGTTCGTGGTGACGACGGGGGTGCTCTGCCGGCATTCCGGCTTCTCCGGGGTGGTGAGCGAGCAGGCCGGCAGCGCGGTGAAGCGCAGGCGCGATCCCCAGCTGCCGCCGTAGGCGTTGCGGAATGCCTTGTAGTCGAGTTCGACGGTCACGGGCGCGGTGCCCGCGGCGCGGTCGGTGCGCTGGACGCTGAGCAGCAGGCCGTTGCCCACTCCCGCCTTCTTGGCGGCCTTCCGGTCCTTGAGCTCGACCTTCGCCGTGAGCGGTGCGTCGGCGGCCGGCGCGGCGGCGGCCATCGGTGCGCGGGCCGGGCCGGCGGCGCGGCTCAAGTCCGCTCCGGTCCCCCGGCTCAGGTTGACGGGCAGTGAGCCGGCCTTGGCCTTGGCACCGGCGGCCGGGCCGGCTGCTGGGGCCGTGAGCGCGCTGCTCTTGGGTCCCTTGGCGGGCGCTGCCGGTGTGGCGGCGCCGGGCAGCTCCACGTTCGCGGAGCCTGCGTTCGGCCAGGCAGCGGCCGGATTCCCCTTCCAGGTGACAACGGGCCGAGCGGAACCGGAATCACCGTTTCCTTTTGCGCGTTCACCTGGGACCTTGGCCAGTTTCTGAAGCCCCGGAAGGGAGCTGTTACCCGGTGCGGCAGCGGCCGGAAGGGCCGGCAGACCGGTGATGAGAAGTGTTGTCGCCAAGATGGGCAAATTCCATCTCAGCGAGAGCCTCGCGGGCCTGCGAGGACGATTCTGGGCAGCACGGTACACGCTGAAAAACCCCACCCTTAGATCCCCCTGGACATAACTACGCCGGAAACTAGCATCTGACATCGGTTCGGCGGAATGCTCGATCCGTATGCAACGGCACACAGGGTCAATAGTTGGCAAAGGTACACCTGCCGGGCCAAATCGGAACTATCACCCAGCTGCCCTACGGGCCGCCTGACCTGCTACAAACGACGAGTCGGCGGGATCGTCGGCACCAGGGGGAGGGGTCGGCAGGGGTCGGCCTTTACTGCTCTCCATGCAGTCAACAACACGGAGAATTTCCATGAAAGACCCAGGGGGGACCCTGAAAAGGGGAATCACGACAGTGATCCTCGCCGCCTTGTCGGCAGGATTGCTGGCTGCTACACCCAACCATGCCGTGGCGCAATCCGAAAAGCCTCGGACACTCGCTGCGAACGGCTCGGGCATCAGCCTGCTGGAGCAGCAGAAGAAGGAATCTTCCGCCGCGGAAACGACCGCACGGAAATCCGGCAAGCCGGTCGAGATCGTTTCCCTCCGCACCGAGACCACCGAGGTTTTCGCCAACCCCAACGGCTCGTACCGCGAGGACCGCTCGCTCCTCCCTGTCCGGGTCCGCCGCAATGGCGAGCTGATCCCGGTGGACACGGCGCTGGCGGTCGGCAAGGACGGGCGCGTAGCGCCGCGCGCGGCGTCGATGGCCATGACCTTCTCGGGCGGCGGGGACGGCCCGTTCGCGAGGATGGTGCAGCAGGACCGCGAGCTGTCGCTGTCCTGGCCCGGCAAGCTGCCGAAGCCGGTCCTGTCCGGCGACACCGCCACCTATGCGGAGGTCCTTCCCGGCGTCGACCTGACCGTCACGGCCGCCACCAACTCCTTCACCCACGCCCTGGTGGTCAAGACCGCCGAAGCGGCGAAGAACCCGGCGCTGAGCTCGGTCTCCTTCGGCGTGCAGAGCAAGGGCCTCAGCCTCAAGTCCGGTCCCGACGGAGGCATTCAGGCCGTCACCCCGAACGGCAATGCGACCTTCGCGGCACCCAAGCCCCTCATGTGGGACTCGGCCGTGTCCCGGCCCGCGCAATCCGGGGCCGCCCCCGCCAAGAAGCAGGCGCGCCCGCTGGCGCAGGTACTGGAGGGTGCCACCGACGGCTCCGGCCAGGCCCCGATCGACGTACGACTGACCGACCGCACCCTGACCCTGACCCCGGACCGGAAGCTGCTCGCCGACCCCGCCACCGTCTTCCCGGTGGTCATCGACCCGGTCTGGGGCGATGACGCGTTCAAGGACGCCTGGGCGATGGCCTACAAGAACACCGCCATCTCGAACAGCGAGAACACCACCTACGCCAACGGCGGGGCGATGTCCGACTATGCCCGGGTCGGATACGCGAACGACACCCAGCGCAACAGCAAGGTTTCCGCCATTTCCTACTTCCGGGTGCCCACCGCGAAGCTCCGGAACAAGACCATTCTCGATTCGAAGCTGCGGATCAAGCAGAACTACAGCGGCTCGTGGTCCTGCAAGTCGGGTGAAGTACTCGTCAAGCACCTCGGCGAAAAGCTCCCCAGCGGCATCACCTGGAACAAGCAGCCCTCCCTGGGCGCGACCGTGGCGAGCTCCGAGATCTCATTCGGTGGCCGAAACTGCCCGGCCGGCTCCGAGGGCCTGGTCGAGTTCGACATCACCCACCAGATAGCCGCCGTCGCCAAGAGCAGCTGGGCCTCCTGGGCCTTCGCCCTCGTCTCGAAGAGCACCGACATCGACGTCTCGTGGCGCAAGTTCGACCCCCGGACGGCGGTCGTCTCGACGGACTACAACACCCGTCCCGAGAAGCCCCAGAACATGCAGACCAGCCCGCTCGTTCCCTGCACGGGCGGCACCATCGGCAAGACGGACGAGATCGTCCTGCGGGCCCTGGTCAAGGACGCCGAGGACGCCAAGCTCAAGAGCGTCCGCTTCGACTACGCCAAGACCGGCGAGCCGGCCAAGACCGTGTACGACTACGACGTGCCCAGCGGCTCGTACGCCGAGGTCCGTCTCAAGCCGGCCGACCTGAAGCTCACCACGGGCTCCTACTGGTGGGACGTCCGCTCCTCGGACGGCACGGCCGAGAGCCTGCCCGGCGGCCAGTGCAAGTTCTCACTGGACACCGACGCGCCGTCCAAGGCTCCCACCGTCGTCTCCCCCGAGTACCCCGGTGGGAACCTGAAGGACGGCAAGGTCGCCGGCACCCCCGGCCACTTCACCTTCGACGATGTGAGCCCCGAGAACGACGTCGTGCGCTACGAGTGGTGGACCGACCAGGACACCACCCTGCGGACCGAGCCGGCGACCGTCAAGGGCGGCTCCTCCAAGGCCGTCACCTTCACCCCGTACGCCTCCGGCCCGCAGTTCATGTACGTACGCGGCGTCGACGCGGCCGGCAACCAGTCCGCCCTGACCACCTACCTCTTCTACCCCCACAGCAAGGGCAAGCCGGACAAGCCGGGCGACCTCAACGGTGACAACGCCACCGACCTGTGGTCCATCGACCCCGGCAGCGGCGACCTCTCCTTCTACCCGGGCAAGGCGACCGGCGAGTTCGGCAATCCGAGCCGGGCGTCGGAGCGCACCTTCATGGACGCGCAGATCACCCACCGCGGCAGCTGGAACGACGACGTCAGCGAAGACGTCGTGGCCCTGCGCCCCGGCAGTGAGGACCCCGCCCGGCTGGAGCTGTGGGTGTCCATGAACAAGGGCAACGGCGTCCTCGACGACACCCAGCAGGGCAGCTACGAGCTGCTGGTGTCGGACCAGACCGAGGCCGACGGCGACCCCAGCGAGAACCACTGGCGCAACGCCGACCAGATCGTCTCCCTGCCCAGCGTCGACAACGACAGCGAGGACTTCGCCGAGGGCACCGGAGCCCCGGTGGTCGACGAGCGCGACTCCGCGGACCTGCTGGTCAAGGAGGGCGCCAACCTCTGGCTCTACCGGGGCGCCAAGTCCGACCCGTACCTGGACAACTTCGGCTCGCCCATTCCCCTCGGCAACGCCGACTGGCAGAACATGACGCTGATGGTGCCGGGCGACCTGAACAAGGACGGGCTGCCCGAGATCTGGGCCCGTGACACCGTGTCCGGCAAGATCCACCAGTACAACAGCCGCCGGAACCCGGCCCCCACCGACAGCCTGGTCTACGACGTCTCCGTCTTCAACGATGCGTCGGTCCGCACCACGTCCATCGGCAGCGGCTACACCGGTACCGCCTACCCGCACCTGTCCAGCAACGGGGACTTCGAGGCCAAGTACGACACGGCCGGCACGCTCCTCCCGGGCGGCCACCCGGACCTGTGGTCGCGGGATGCCCAGGGCAGCTCGGTGGAGTTCCCCGGCCAGGCCATGAGCAACGGCTCCGTCTTCGGCGCCCCGCGTCCCATGGTGGTCGGCGGCACGCCCTGGTCGACCTGCGAGAAGTTCACCTCGACCAGTACGGGCACGCACGAGCTGTGCGGACCGATCCTGGCCAAGTTCAAGGCCATGGGCGGCACCGCGAAATGGGGCTACCCGACCACCGACACCGTCACCGCCCCGGACAAGGCCGGCCGCTACGCCCAATTCCAGTACCCCGGGACCACCACCTCCAACCGGGCCATCTACTGGAGCCCGCAGACCGGAGCCGCAGCCATCGGCGGCGCGATCTACGGCCGCTGGTCCGCACTCGCGCGCGAAGGCGGCATCCTCGGATATCCGACCTCGGACGAGCGCCGTACCGGTGACGGCGTCGGCTGGTTCGCCACCTTCAGCAAGGCCGGCAAGCAGAGCGCCATCTACTACGCCCCCGAGACCGGCACCTACGAGCTGGTCGGCGCCATCTACGCCCGCTACAAGGAGATGAACGGCACCGCCGTCCTCGGCTACCCGGTCATGTCCGAGACGGCGACCGACCCCATCGGCGGCAAGTACGTCAACTTCCGCAAGCGCAACCAGACGGCGACGTACGGGGCGATCTTCTGGTCGCCGGCAACCGGCGCCTGGCCCGTGTGGGGCTCGATCTACACCAAGTGGTCCGCCCTCAGCCGTGAAAAGGGGGCGATGGGCTACCCGCTCTCGTCCGAGTACGCGGTCTACGGCGGTGTCCGCACCGACTTCCAGAAGGGCTACATCCGGCACAACAGCACCACCGGCGGCACGGTCGAGCACGACTTCGACGACCGTACGGCCCACCTGCGCACCGACATGTCCGGCGACGTCAACGGTGACGGCCGGACGGACATGATCACCGCGTACAACTACGAGTCGGCCACCTCTGCCCTCTACATCGCGCCGGGCAACGCCCAGGGCGGCTTCGACCCGCCGGTCGAGGCCTGGGAAGCCAACAAGGGCAGCTTCGACTACGCCCGGGCCAAGTGGACGGCCGGCGACTTCAACGGCGACGGCAGGACCGACGTCGCGGCCTTCTACGGCTACGCCGACGGCACGGTGGCCACCTGGACCTTCCTCGGCCAGACCAACAACCGCTTCGTCCAGCACACCAAGAGCGCGATCCTGACCAGCGGCTGGAACTGGAACCACGTCGTCTCGCTGAAGGCGGCCGACGTCAACGGCGACAAGCGGGCCGACCTCAGCGCGGTCTACAACTACCAGGACAACTCCATCGGCCTGCACACCTTCCTCGCCACGGCCGACGGCTCCCTCAACGCCCCCCTGAAGGGCTGGCGTTCGGACACCTCCTGGGGATCCCCCACCTCGAAGTTCGCGGTCGGCGACGTCAACGGCGACGGCCGCAGCGACCTCGTGTGCTTCTACCACTACGGCGAGAAGGTCAACCTGTACACCTTCATCGCCCGGGCCGACGGCCTGTACGAGGCCCCGCTGAAGTCCTGGAGCGCCGCATCCGGCTGGAACGCGATCCGCACGGACGTGGTCCTCGGCGACTACGACGGCGACAAGCGGGCCGACCTCGCGACCATCGAGACCAAGGACACCACCGTGACCACCGTCAAGACGCTCGCCGGCCGGGCCGACGGCGGGTTCGACGCCCCGGTGGAGGCCTGGGCCTCGCAGCCCGGCGGCTGGTACACCAGCGCGGGGAACTTCCTGCCGGGCGATACGGACCAGGACGGCCGCGCCGACCTGGTCACCATGTACAACTACGCGACCGGTGCCACCCGTATCTTCACCTTCCCCGCGGACCCGGAGGGCGGCTTCAGGTCGCCCCGCGGTTCCTGGTACGCGGACCCCGGCACCTGGTAGCCGCCTGACCGACGCACCACCGGATAAAACGACCGCCGGAGACCCCACGGGTCTCCGGCGGTCTTGTTTTCCGCCGCAATGGCCGGAAACATTTGGCCAGTTTGGCGACAAGCGCACTGATGTTCCATCATCGTGACAACGCGTCACCTTTGGGCGCATTCCCGTCACCTAGGCAAAGGCCCATGTCCGCCCAGCAGCTCTCGGACCTCATACGCTTCGCCCGCAGCAATTCGTCCTACTATCAACAACTTTACGCATCCCTGCCGCCGCACGCCGACCGCCTCACCGACCTGCCGGTGGTCGACCAGCAGGAGTTCTGGACGGCCAACACCCTCCAGGACAGCCGGGTACTGACCGGCCCGCTCAGCGAAGCCACGGTCTACAAGACCGGCGGCACCACCGGGTCCCCCAAGTTCTCCGTCTACACCCGTGACGAGTGGCGCACCTTCGTCACCGCCTTCGGCCACGGACTCGTGGACACGGGTCTGCGCCCCGGACACCGCGTCGCCGACCTCTTCTACGCCGGTGAGCTGTACGCCAGCTTCCTCTTCGTCCTCGACTCGCTCGCCCACGCACCCGTGGACAACGTCCGCCTGCCCATCGGCGGCGGCGCGCCGCTGGAGTCGACCATCCCGACACTGTGCGATCTCGGCGCGCAGGTGCTGGCCGGTACGCCCACCACCCTGTGCCGGCTCGCCGAACAGGTCCTCGCGTCCGGGGTCCGCCCCGATTCCGTCGAGTTGCTCCTCTTCGGCGGCGAGGCTCTCTTCGACGACCAGCGGCGGCTGCTGGCCGCCGCGTTCCCCGGCGCCGAGGCCCGTTCCATCGGATACGCCAGCGTGGACGCCGGCCTGCTCGGCCGGCCCGTTCCCGGCGCCGATGCCCGGGTGCACCGGGCCTTCACCCCGTACTCCGTCGTCGAGATCCTCGACGATGCCGACCGGCCCGTCACCGAGCCGGGCCGGGCCGGCCGGGTGGTCGTCACCAGCCTCTTCCGCCGCCTGATGCCGATCATCCGCTACCCGGCCGGCGACCGGGCCGAGTGGACCGGCACCGGACCCGGGCACTTCCGGATCCTCGGCCGGGCCGAGGAGGGGGTACGGGTGGGTCCCGTCTCCCTCTACACCCAGGACGCCCAGGAGGCGGTGGCCACGGCGGACACCGCGGGGCAGGTGGTCGGCATGCAGCTGGTCGTACGCCGCTGGGACGGCCGCGACGGGCTCGTCCTGCGGCTGGCCACGGCACCCGGTGTGCAGGGCCGGGAGGCGCTGGCCAAGGCCGTCGTCGTGGAGCTCGAACGAGCGCGGCCCTTGTATCCGGAGAGTGTGCGCGCCGGGTTCGCGCACCCGCTGTCGGTGGAGTGGGCACGCCACCGCGACCTCGCCGTCAACCCGCGCTCCGGCAAGCTCGTCCGGGTCCTCGACGAGAGGCCGACCGCATGACCGCCGCTCCCTCCGCGGCCGAGCGGGATGACAGGGCCGATGCCGGGGCCGTAGCGGATGCCGGGGCGGGCGTCGGTCTCGGCGGCCGGCGTGCGCCGCTGGTCCTGCGCAACCGGGCCTTCGGCGCCGTATGGCTCGGCCAGGTCCTCACCCAGGCCGCCGTCCGTATGTTCCAGGTCGGCGTGTCCTGGTGGATCGTCGCCTACGCCGTCCAGGACGCCCGCGGTCTGGCCTCCGGGCTGTTCATGGCGGCCTGCTCACTGCCCGCCGTGGCCCTCGCACCCGTCGTGGCCGGGGCCGTCGCCCGGTTCGCCCACCGCTCGGTGCTGCGGACCGCCGCGGGCCTGGCCGGGGCCGTCGCGGGCGTCCTCGCGCTGTGGGCGCAGGGCGGCGGCCCTCCCCTCGCCGCCGTGTACGCCGCGGCCCTCGCCCTGGCCACCTGCCAGGCGTTCTTCGATCCCTGCCTGACCACCTCGGTGCCCGAACTCGTCGACGACGCCGACATCGAGACCGCCACCGGCTTCGAGCTGTCCACCCAGTCCCTGGCCGGCCTCGGCGGAGCGCTGCTCGGCGCCGTGGCGGTGGACCGGGCCGGCGTGGCCGGGCTGGCGGCCGGCTGCGCCGCCGCCTACCTCGGCGCCGCCCTGCTCGTCGCGCGCGCCCGGTTCCGTACAACGGTTCCGGCGGTTCCGGCGGCTCCGGTGGCTTCCTCTGCCTCCGGCCCGGCGGAAGCCGTCGCCGAGCGGCGCACGCTCCGCCGCATCCTCGGCGAACTGCCCTACGTACGGCGGATCCTGGTCTGCTTCACCGCGGCCAACCTCTTCACCACCGCCGTGTTCGTCGTCATCCCCCTCTACACCCGCTCGGTGCTCCGGGGCGGTGGCGGCACCGTGGCCCTGCTGGAGGCCTCCCTGGGCACCGGCGCGCTGGTCGGCGCCCTCACCGGCGCCCGGGTACCGGGGCGGCCCACGGTCGCCGGGGCCTGGTGCCTGGGCCTGATGGCCCTCGCCCTGGCGCTGCCCGGGCTGGTGGCGAACCCCCTGGTCATGGCGGGCAGCCTGGCGGTGGCCGGCTGGTGCGCCGGGGCCGTCAGCGTCCGGTTCGTGGCCCTCTTCCAGCGGCTGGTGCCGGCGGCGGACAAGCCCGGGTTCTTCGCCGTGATGCAGGCCGTACTGGGTGCCTCCCTG
This window harbors:
- a CDS encoding FG-GAP-like repeat-containing protein, which translates into the protein MAQSEKPRTLAANGSGISLLEQQKKESSAAETTARKSGKPVEIVSLRTETTEVFANPNGSYREDRSLLPVRVRRNGELIPVDTALAVGKDGRVAPRAASMAMTFSGGGDGPFARMVQQDRELSLSWPGKLPKPVLSGDTATYAEVLPGVDLTVTAATNSFTHALVVKTAEAAKNPALSSVSFGVQSKGLSLKSGPDGGIQAVTPNGNATFAAPKPLMWDSAVSRPAQSGAAPAKKQARPLAQVLEGATDGSGQAPIDVRLTDRTLTLTPDRKLLADPATVFPVVIDPVWGDDAFKDAWAMAYKNTAISNSENTTYANGGAMSDYARVGYANDTQRNSKVSAISYFRVPTAKLRNKTILDSKLRIKQNYSGSWSCKSGEVLVKHLGEKLPSGITWNKQPSLGATVASSEISFGGRNCPAGSEGLVEFDITHQIAAVAKSSWASWAFALVSKSTDIDVSWRKFDPRTAVVSTDYNTRPEKPQNMQTSPLVPCTGGTIGKTDEIVLRALVKDAEDAKLKSVRFDYAKTGEPAKTVYDYDVPSGSYAEVRLKPADLKLTTGSYWWDVRSSDGTAESLPGGQCKFSLDTDAPSKAPTVVSPEYPGGNLKDGKVAGTPGHFTFDDVSPENDVVRYEWWTDQDTTLRTEPATVKGGSSKAVTFTPYASGPQFMYVRGVDAAGNQSALTTYLFYPHSKGKPDKPGDLNGDNATDLWSIDPGSGDLSFYPGKATGEFGNPSRASERTFMDAQITHRGSWNDDVSEDVVALRPGSEDPARLELWVSMNKGNGVLDDTQQGSYELLVSDQTEADGDPSENHWRNADQIVSLPSVDNDSEDFAEGTGAPVVDERDSADLLVKEGANLWLYRGAKSDPYLDNFGSPIPLGNADWQNMTLMVPGDLNKDGLPEIWARDTVSGKIHQYNSRRNPAPTDSLVYDVSVFNDASVRTTSIGSGYTGTAYPHLSSNGDFEAKYDTAGTLLPGGHPDLWSRDAQGSSVEFPGQAMSNGSVFGAPRPMVVGGTPWSTCEKFTSTSTGTHELCGPILAKFKAMGGTAKWGYPTTDTVTAPDKAGRYAQFQYPGTTTSNRAIYWSPQTGAAAIGGAIYGRWSALAREGGILGYPTSDERRTGDGVGWFATFSKAGKQSAIYYAPETGTYELVGAIYARYKEMNGTAVLGYPVMSETATDPIGGKYVNFRKRNQTATYGAIFWSPATGAWPVWGSIYTKWSALSREKGAMGYPLSSEYAVYGGVRTDFQKGYIRHNSTTGGTVEHDFDDRTAHLRTDMSGDVNGDGRTDMITAYNYESATSALYIAPGNAQGGFDPPVEAWEANKGSFDYARAKWTAGDFNGDGRTDVAAFYGYADGTVATWTFLGQTNNRFVQHTKSAILTSGWNWNHVVSLKAADVNGDKRADLSAVYNYQDNSIGLHTFLATADGSLNAPLKGWRSDTSWGSPTSKFAVGDVNGDGRSDLVCFYHYGEKVNLYTFIARADGLYEAPLKSWSAASGWNAIRTDVVLGDYDGDKRADLATIETKDTTVTTVKTLAGRADGGFDAPVEAWASQPGGWYTSAGNFLPGDTDQDGRADLVTMYNYATGATRIFTFPADPEGGFRSPRGSWYADPGTW
- a CDS encoding phenylacetate--CoA ligase family protein is translated as MSAQQLSDLIRFARSNSSYYQQLYASLPPHADRLTDLPVVDQQEFWTANTLQDSRVLTGPLSEATVYKTGGTTGSPKFSVYTRDEWRTFVTAFGHGLVDTGLRPGHRVADLFYAGELYASFLFVLDSLAHAPVDNVRLPIGGGAPLESTIPTLCDLGAQVLAGTPTTLCRLAEQVLASGVRPDSVELLLFGGEALFDDQRRLLAAAFPGAEARSIGYASVDAGLLGRPVPGADARVHRAFTPYSVVEILDDADRPVTEPGRAGRVVVTSLFRRLMPIIRYPAGDRAEWTGTGPGHFRILGRAEEGVRVGPVSLYTQDAQEAVATADTAGQVVGMQLVVRRWDGRDGLVLRLATAPGVQGREALAKAVVVELERARPLYPESVRAGFAHPLSVEWARHRDLAVNPRSGKLVRVLDERPTA
- a CDS encoding MFS transporter; translation: MTAAPSAAERDDRADAGAVADAGAGVGLGGRRAPLVLRNRAFGAVWLGQVLTQAAVRMFQVGVSWWIVAYAVQDARGLASGLFMAACSLPAVALAPVVAGAVARFAHRSVLRTAAGLAGAVAGVLALWAQGGGPPLAAVYAAALALATCQAFFDPCLTTSVPELVDDADIETATGFELSTQSLAGLGGALLGAVAVDRAGVAGLAAGCAAAYLGAALLVARARFRTTVPAVPAAPVASSASGPAEAVAERRTLRRILGELPYVRRILVCFTAANLFTTAVFVVIPLYTRSVLRGGGGTVALLEASLGTGALVGALTGARVPGRPTVAGAWCLGLMALALALPGLVANPLVMAGSLAVAGWCAGAVSVRFVALFQRLVPAADKPGFFAVMQAVLGASLPVAALVFGTAGDFFSPQTLCLVQGIGLVPAACALALLAPRTPDANADADATPDAGGAR